A section of the Leptotrichia buccalis C-1013-b genome encodes:
- the smpB gene encoding SsrA-binding protein SmpB: protein MPVLARNKKAFHDYFIEDKLEAGIELVGTEVKSVKAGKVSIKESFIRIIRDEVFVMNMHITPYEFGNINNVAESRVRKLLLNRREIKKWSEKIKEQGYTIVPISVYTKQRLVKMEIGLAKGKKMHDKRESLKRKDIERDMKKVQKNFGKFSR from the coding sequence ATGCCAGTATTAGCCAGAAATAAAAAGGCTTTTCATGATTACTTCATAGAAGATAAGCTGGAAGCGGGTATTGAGCTTGTGGGAACGGAAGTAAAATCGGTAAAAGCTGGAAAAGTCAGCATAAAAGAAAGTTTTATAAGAATTATACGGGATGAAGTTTTTGTAATGAATATGCATATTACACCTTATGAATTTGGAAATATCAACAATGTAGCAGAATCTCGTGTGAGAAAATTACTTTTGAATAGACGTGAAATAAAAAAATGGAGCGAAAAAATTAAGGAACAGGGATATACTATTGTTCCGATTTCAGTTTATACAAAGCAAAGGCTTGTAAAAATGGAAATAGGGCTTGCAAAAGGTAAAAAGATGCACGATAAGAGAGAGTCGTTGAAAAGGAAAGATATTGAAAGAGATATGAAAAAAGTTCAGAAAAATTTTGGTAAATTTTCTCGATAA
- the rnr gene encoding ribonuclease R translates to MGNKKKKEKHKDKNSENNYKNFHKEKKFSGKNYNAKKENQKTQKMELKEEQELKYLRQVLAEYEFTFQEILQLLEWSQKKRKMYKQLLNAWEESGDIYLKRNGRYTLPEKEGFVKGEISISSGNFGFLDINGEASVFIPGAYLNTAMNGDTVLVRILKQSSDGTKKREGEVYKVIKRNRNVIVGVFENNLSFGFVRPRNSPKDIYIPKKLIRGAKTGDLVAVKVDFWGDEERKPEGAIVSILGSPKDTEALISSLLLNEGIEEKFPNEVLQELDKIDEDISDELKNRKDLRHLDIITIDGSDAKDLDDAVYVEKTEDGYKLFVSIADVSYYVRENTELDMDALKRGNSIYLVDRVIPMLPRKLSNNLCSLNPNEDKLTFTVEMDLDKRGKVVKNDFYKSVIKSKYRMTYENVNTILEKNEESEEYKVLYDKYRKIDEMLKNMLELSKIIRNNKKRRGSIDFELPEIKVVLDENKAVKDIVLRSRGEAERIIEDFMVIANETVAEKLFWEEIPAIYRVHEDPDKAKVQALNETLIKFGYSLKGLEEIHPGKFQNIIERTTGLPEGYLIHKLILRAMQRARYANKNLGHFGLASKYYLHFTSPIRRYSDLIVHRMLGRSIEKFMNEKEKAKYGANFEAIASSISRTERVADKLEEDSVKIKLIEYMQDKIGQVYIARLSGMNKNKIFMELENHIEVVYNVTTARDNFIYDEENFKIVDKRNNESYTMGSTMKVSIVSASYAKMEIEVIPYVEEKVKIDEIEEE, encoded by the coding sequence ATGGGAAATAAAAAAAAGAAAGAAAAACATAAAGATAAAAACAGTGAAAATAATTATAAAAATTTTCATAAAGAAAAAAAATTTAGCGGAAAAAATTATAATGCTAAAAAGGAAAATCAGAAAACTCAAAAGATGGAACTTAAAGAAGAGCAGGAATTAAAATATTTACGACAAGTTCTAGCCGAGTACGAGTTTACTTTTCAGGAAATATTGCAGCTTCTTGAATGGAGCCAGAAAAAACGGAAAATGTATAAGCAGCTTTTGAATGCGTGGGAAGAAAGTGGCGACATTTATTTGAAAAGAAATGGAAGATATACCTTGCCTGAGAAGGAAGGGTTTGTGAAGGGTGAAATTTCTATTTCTAGCGGAAATTTTGGATTTCTTGATATTAATGGAGAAGCTAGCGTCTTTATTCCAGGAGCCTATTTAAATACAGCTATGAACGGGGATACGGTTCTGGTACGTATTTTGAAGCAAAGTTCAGATGGAACTAAAAAACGTGAAGGTGAAGTCTATAAAGTTATAAAAAGAAACCGCAATGTTATCGTTGGAGTTTTTGAGAATAATTTGAGTTTTGGCTTTGTGCGTCCAAGAAATTCCCCAAAGGATATTTATATTCCTAAAAAATTAATAAGAGGAGCAAAAACTGGAGATTTAGTCGCTGTAAAAGTGGATTTTTGGGGAGATGAGGAAAGAAAGCCTGAAGGTGCAATTGTGAGTATTCTGGGCAGCCCTAAAGACACAGAAGCTCTTATTTCATCATTACTTCTGAATGAAGGAATTGAGGAGAAATTTCCAAATGAAGTGTTACAGGAACTGGACAAAATTGATGAAGATATTTCAGATGAGCTAAAAAATCGGAAAGATTTGCGACATCTTGATATTATTACAATTGACGGCTCTGATGCGAAAGATTTGGATGATGCGGTTTATGTGGAAAAAACAGAAGATGGGTATAAACTTTTTGTAAGTATTGCCGATGTTTCTTATTATGTAAGAGAAAATACAGAACTTGATATGGATGCGTTAAAACGTGGGAACTCGATTTATCTTGTAGACAGGGTAATTCCAATGTTGCCACGAAAATTGTCAAATAATCTTTGTTCACTTAATCCGAATGAGGATAAGCTAACTTTTACCGTAGAAATGGATTTGGACAAAAGAGGTAAGGTTGTGAAAAATGATTTTTATAAGTCGGTTATAAAATCCAAATACCGAATGACTTACGAAAATGTAAATACAATTTTGGAAAAAAATGAAGAATCTGAAGAATACAAAGTTCTTTATGACAAATATAGAAAAATTGATGAAATGCTAAAAAATATGCTGGAGCTATCTAAAATCATCAGAAACAACAAAAAGAGACGTGGGAGCATTGATTTTGAATTACCTGAGATAAAGGTAGTCTTAGATGAGAATAAAGCCGTAAAGGACATCGTATTGCGTTCTAGAGGGGAAGCAGAAAGAATTATTGAAGATTTTATGGTTATTGCAAATGAAACTGTGGCCGAAAAACTTTTCTGGGAAGAAATTCCAGCAATTTACAGAGTCCACGAAGATCCTGACAAGGCGAAAGTTCAGGCATTGAATGAAACTTTGATAAAATTTGGATATTCTCTAAAAGGATTGGAAGAAATACATCCTGGTAAATTTCAGAATATTATAGAAAGAACGACAGGACTGCCAGAAGGCTACCTGATTCACAAATTAATTTTACGGGCAATGCAGCGTGCAAGATATGCCAACAAAAATCTGGGACATTTTGGTCTTGCTTCTAAATATTATTTGCACTTTACATCACCGATACGTCGTTATTCTGACTTAATTGTTCACAGAATGCTTGGACGTTCGATTGAAAAATTTATGAATGAAAAGGAAAAGGCTAAATATGGAGCTAATTTTGAAGCGATTGCCTCAAGTATTTCGAGAACTGAAAGAGTAGCGGATAAACTGGAAGAAGACAGTGTAAAAATCAAGTTAATTGAATATATGCAGGATAAAATTGGACAAGTTTATATTGCTAGACTTAGCGGAATGAATAAAAATAAAATATTTATGGAGCTGGAAAATCACATAGAAGTGGTTTACAATGTTACAACAGCACGTGATAACTTTATTTATGATGAGGAAAACTTTAAAATTGTGGATAAAAGAAATAATGAGTCCTACACTATGGGAAGCACAATGAAAGTAAGCATTGTAAGTGCAAGTTATGCAAAAATGGAAATTGAGGTTATACCTTATGTAGAAGAAAAAGTAAAAATTGACGAAATTGAAGAAGAATAA
- the yqeK gene encoding bis(5'-nucleosyl)-tetraphosphatase (symmetrical) YqeK has protein sequence MIDIKKIKKNVRSYLDEKRYNHVERVVKCAVELAQIYNAPVEKVEASAWLHDVAKFFDLSVMIDLTKGKYPEVEDKMSKSTAVLHGFAGAEFVRQNYELFGIDDEEILDGVKYHTIGSENMSTLAKIVYLADAIEEARSWEGVETARDLAKIDLDKAIKFEIEEKLKYLLSKDSIIHPNVIKFRNSLIANQI, from the coding sequence ATGATAGATATAAAGAAAATAAAGAAAAATGTAAGAAGTTATTTGGATGAAAAAAGATACAATCATGTGGAAAGAGTTGTAAAATGTGCTGTAGAATTGGCACAAATATATAACGCACCTGTGGAAAAAGTGGAAGCTTCGGCTTGGCTTCATGATGTGGCAAAATTTTTTGATTTGTCAGTTATGATTGACTTGACGAAGGGAAAATATCCTGAAGTGGAAGATAAAATGTCAAAATCTACAGCAGTTTTGCATGGATTTGCAGGAGCGGAATTTGTACGTCAAAATTATGAATTATTTGGAATTGATGATGAGGAAATTCTAGATGGTGTGAAATATCATACAATCGGAAGTGAAAATATGAGCACTCTTGCAAAAATAGTCTATCTTGCTGATGCAATTGAAGAGGCGAGAAGCTGGGAAGGTGTGGAAACTGCTAGAGATTTGGCTAAAATAGATTTGGACAAGGCGATAAAATTTGAAATTGAAGAAAAATTGAAATATTTACTTTCAAAAGATTCGATTATTCATCCAAATGTTATAAAATTTCGAAATTCATTGATAGCTAATCAAATTTAA
- the infA gene encoding translation initiation factor IF-1, which yields MAKQDVLELEGEIIEALPNAMFQVRLENGHEVLGHISGKMRMNYIKILPGDKVTVEVSPYDLSRGRIVYRKK from the coding sequence ATGGCAAAACAGGATGTTCTTGAGCTGGAAGGTGAAATCATTGAAGCATTACCAAATGCGATGTTTCAAGTAAGGCTTGAAAATGGACACGAAGTTTTAGGACATATCTCAGGAAAAATGAGAATGAACTATATAAAAATTTTACCAGGGGATAAAGTTACAGTGGAGGTCTCTCCATATGACTTATCAAGAGGTAGAATTGTATATAGAAAAAAATAA
- the rpmJ gene encoding 50S ribosomal protein L36: MKVKASVKPICDKCKIVKRHGKVRVICENPKHKQIQG; encoded by the coding sequence GTGAAAGTAAAAGCTTCAGTAAAACCTATTTGTGACAAATGTAAAATCGTTAAACGTCACGGAAAAGTAAGAGTAATATGCGAAAACCCTAAACACAAACAAATACAAGGATAA
- the rpsM gene encoding 30S ribosomal protein S13: protein MARIAGVDIPRNKRVEVSLTYIFGIGRSTSNKILGATGIDRDTRVKDLTEEQVAKLRAAVEEYKIEGELRKEIRLNIKRLLDIKSYRGLRHRNGLPVRGQKTKTNARTRKGPVRMAIAKKK from the coding sequence TTGGCTAGAATAGCAGGAGTAGATATTCCAAGAAATAAAAGAGTAGAAGTTTCTTTGACTTACATTTTTGGAATTGGTAGAAGCACTTCAAACAAAATTTTAGGAGCAACTGGTATCGACAGAGATACAAGAGTAAAAGATTTGACAGAAGAACAAGTAGCAAAATTAAGAGCTGCCGTGGAAGAGTACAAAATTGAAGGTGAGTTAAGAAAAGAAATTAGACTTAACATCAAACGTCTACTTGACATTAAGAGTTACAGAGGATTAAGACATAGAAATGGATTACCTGTAAGAGGACAAAAAACTAAAACAAATGCAAGAACTAGAAAAGGGCCAGTTAGAATGGCAATTGCTAAGAAAAAATAA
- the rpsK gene encoding 30S ribosomal protein S11: MAKRPATSKKKKLKNIPNGIAYIHSTFNNTVVTITDSEGKVVIWKSGGTSGFKGTKKGTPFAAQIAAEQAAQVAIENGMKQIEIKIKGPGSGREASIRSIQATGLEVTRIVDITPVPHNGARPPKKRRP, translated from the coding sequence GTGGCAAAAAGACCAGCAACTTCAAAAAAGAAAAAATTAAAAAATATTCCTAATGGAATCGCATATATACATTCTACTTTTAATAATACTGTTGTTACTATAACAGATTCAGAAGGTAAAGTAGTAATCTGGAAATCAGGAGGGACTTCAGGGTTCAAAGGAACTAAAAAAGGAACTCCATTCGCAGCTCAAATAGCGGCTGAACAAGCAGCTCAAGTTGCAATTGAAAACGGAATGAAACAAATCGAAATCAAAATAAAAGGACCTGGATCTGGAAGAGAAGCTTCTATAAGATCAATACAGGCTACTGGATTAGAAGTAACAAGAATAGTTGATATAACTCCAGTACCTCATAATGGTGCAAGACCACCTAAAAAGAGAAGACCGTAA
- the rpsD gene encoding 30S ribosomal protein S4: MARDRQPVLKRCRNLGLDPIVLGVNKKSNRNIRPNANRKLTEYGTQQREKQKVKFVYGVMEKQFYKLYEEATRKEGVTGELLLQYLERRLDNVIYRLGFGATRRQARQIVSHGHILINGKRVNIASYRVKQGDVITVKEDSKELALIKESVGQKTVPGWLSLEEGALTAKVLENPGRDAVDFEVDEAMIIEFYSR, encoded by the coding sequence ATGGCAAGAGATAGACAGCCTGTGTTAAAAAGATGTAGAAATCTTGGTTTAGATCCTATTGTTTTAGGGGTAAACAAAAAATCAAATAGAAATATTAGACCAAATGCAAATAGAAAATTAACTGAATACGGAACACAACAAAGAGAAAAACAAAAAGTAAAATTCGTTTATGGAGTAATGGAAAAACAATTCTATAAATTATACGAAGAAGCAACAAGAAAAGAAGGAGTAACAGGGGAACTTTTACTTCAATATCTTGAAAGAAGATTAGATAACGTAATTTACAGATTAGGATTTGGTGCTACAAGAAGACAAGCAAGACAAATCGTAAGTCATGGACATATTTTAATTAATGGAAAAAGAGTAAACATTGCATCATACAGAGTAAAGCAAGGTGATGTAATTACAGTTAAGGAAGATTCTAAAGAATTAGCTTTAATTAAAGAATCTGTTGGACAAAAAACAGTTCCAGGATGGTTATCACTTGAAGAAGGAGCTTTGACAGCTAAAGTGTTAGAAAATCCAGGAAGAGATGCAGTTGACTTTGAAGTTGACGAAGCGATGATTATCGAGTTCTACTCTAGATAA
- a CDS encoding DNA-directed RNA polymerase subunit alpha, with translation MLNIEKIAKNVRLTEEKEDNYTAKYTLEPLYRGYGNTIGNALRRILLSSIPGTAIKGIKIEGVLNEFSTIEGVKEAVTDIILNVKEIVVESDEPGEKKMTLSVKGPAVITAADIHVEPGLKIINPEQVIMTVTTDKQIDIEFLVDSGEGFVVSDEINTDGWPIGYLAVDAIYTPIKRVNYSVEDTMVGRVTNYDKLILEIATDGSIEIKDALSYAVELLTWHLEPFTNIGNSMSKYRDSEDELTVTAEENENNIEDMKIEELDFTVRSYNCLKKAGVNTISDLTSMTYNELLKIKNLGKKSLNEIIDKMKELGYDLGDTSSNDE, from the coding sequence TTGTTAAATATTGAAAAAATAGCTAAAAATGTAAGATTAACTGAAGAAAAAGAAGATAATTATACAGCAAAGTACACACTAGAGCCTCTGTATAGAGGATATGGAAATACTATTGGAAATGCACTTAGAAGAATATTGTTATCATCAATTCCAGGAACTGCAATAAAAGGAATTAAAATTGAAGGTGTATTAAATGAATTTTCTACAATAGAAGGTGTAAAAGAAGCAGTTACAGATATTATTTTAAATGTGAAGGAAATAGTAGTTGAATCTGACGAGCCTGGTGAAAAGAAAATGACGCTTTCAGTAAAAGGACCAGCTGTAATTACAGCAGCAGATATTCATGTAGAACCTGGATTAAAAATTATAAATCCTGAACAAGTTATTATGACTGTTACAACTGATAAACAAATTGACATAGAATTTCTTGTTGATTCTGGAGAAGGATTTGTAGTTTCTGATGAAATTAATACTGATGGATGGCCAATAGGATATTTAGCAGTTGATGCGATTTATACACCTATCAAAAGAGTAAACTATAGTGTTGAAGATACAATGGTTGGACGTGTTACAAATTATGACAAGTTAATTTTAGAAATTGCAACAGATGGAAGTATCGAAATAAAAGATGCTTTATCTTATGCAGTAGAATTATTGACTTGGCATTTAGAGCCATTTACAAATATTGGAAACAGTATGAGTAAATACCGAGATAGTGAAGATGAATTAACAGTAACAGCTGAAGAAAATGAAAATAATATTGAAGATATGAAAATAGAAGAATTAGACTTTACAGTACGTTCTTATAACTGCTTGAAAAAAGCGGGAGTAAATACAATTTCAGATTTAACTTCAATGACTTATAATGAATTATTGAAAATTAAGAATTTAGGGAAAAAATCACTAAATGAAATTATCGATAAAATGAAAGAACTTGGTTATGATTTAGGCGATACTTCGAGTAACGATGAATAA
- the rplQ gene encoding 50S ribosomal protein L17 codes for MNHNKSYRKLGRRTDHRLAMLKNMTISLVEHEQIETTVTRAKELRKFAEKAITLGKKYNNSTDAARRVHLRRQAFAFLRNEGAVAKIFNEIAPKYAERNGGYTRIIKTDVRRGDSAELAIIELV; via the coding sequence ATGAATCATAATAAATCATACAGAAAATTAGGTAGAAGAACTGATCACAGATTAGCTATGCTTAAAAATATGACAATTTCTTTAGTGGAACATGAGCAAATTGAAACAACTGTAACACGTGCTAAAGAATTAAGAAAATTCGCTGAAAAAGCAATTACTTTAGGGAAAAAATATAATAATTCAACTGATGCGGCAAGAAGAGTGCATTTGAGAAGACAGGCTTTCGCATTTTTAAGAAACGAAGGAGCAGTTGCAAAAATCTTTAATGAAATTGCACCTAAATACGCTGAAAGAAATGGTGGTTACACAAGAATCATCAAAACTGATGTTAGACGTGGAGATTCAGCTGAATTGGCAATTATTGAATTAGTATAA